The Raphanus sativus cultivar WK10039 chromosome 6, ASM80110v3, whole genome shotgun sequence sequence TTATTGTACTTCTTCTCTCTTCATGTATTGTGTTTTCGTTTTCTTCTGAAATAATTGTAGATTGTTGAGTTTGGTAAAATCTTGAAACTAATTATAATCTTTTAGCAAGGTTGTCTTTTTTTAGTCAATAATTTATTGGCATATATAGCAGGTTGTAGAGGAGAAAGTTTGGTGCTAGAAATGGAGTGTGCGACCATTAAAATTAATGATGAAATTGgcagaaaattttaaaaatgtctCTTGTTTTAATTAAAGTTGAAAGATTAATCGTGAAAGGGAATTTTATAGGGAaaaagagatagagatgaaaGATAGAAAATGAGAGAGGAAGAAGTGGAGAATTTAGAGCATAGGTAAAACGGTCATTATATAACTActttttacataaatttttatttttcatatctaAGTGATAATTTACCAATACTGgtcataattatttatatacaacAAATTAActcttaattaaatatttttgtaaaagaaattatttaatttcacGAAAAGCTAACATTTAGTACCttttaaagataaattttatatggttaagataaataataattataatatttgtattagtaaaaacaaaaccaaaccaattaaatatcaacaaaaattttaaaacataataatccGGCGGTTACtgtttaacataaaaatatttagcgGTTAAAAATGCGGATAAAAATCAAGtcataattgaaaaaatattaaaatagctTATGATCAAATGACAAAACTCAAGTTTCACTGTGAAGATCTGCCTGTCTCCACATAGTTGATTGtagttttcttttgtcaatACTTTGACATAATGAAGacttaaaaacgatttttaataaatctaatttattaatttagggattatctactatttgaagttctcatttaaattttggactctttcataattgttgctagaatatatgaTGTCTCCTATataatgcaacctaccaacttaaattaaaccaaatcttaaccaacatagattagttaaacctaaccagtaacacttttataatatttttggttaatctcttaatataattagatctagGACtaggcgttcgggtacccattcgggtttcggttcagtccattcgggttttgggttttcggggtcaaagatttcagccccattaagatatttttaaatttcggttcgggttcggttcggatctttacgtgttcggttcgggttcggataacccatttaaaatatttttaaattttcaaaatttattatatactttaaattttcaaaatctataagaaagataatatattacatataaattttcataacatatatgccaaaataccctaatttaacacataaattagttttctttgaatatttggataaaaaatcaatagatatttaactattttggtgttttcagtatattttagctattttaaacatttacttttgactatttgcatatattttccgagtattttggaaaattaaaagatatcttatatatttttaatatttttaatatacattatatataaaataatgtatatattcaagtatataaatttatttcggatacattcgggtacccaaaatatttcggttcggatcgggttcggtttcggttctttaaataccgaaattttgaatccgttcggatatttaatcaattttggttcgggttcggtgctacttttttggatcgggttcggttcggttttttgggttcggattttttgcccagccctaattagatcatataaaactgaaccacttttaaatcaacgagttctatatcattccagacataagagaaaaaatatccgactcatttacaacgtaagcatacaaagactgTGTATggttatgctcattgatcttccaaaaaccaaataattgtggcatagaccaacataggctcatgttcgtatcactaactttacttccatatatttactcttcacctacatcatatcacaacatacacagttatacaagaacatgattttttttgttcaaacaaccaaataatggtggcatatggtcagtaaatttttaaatatgtttttttatatattacattttacgagactatgtgtataagttctttttttgaaaaaaggcataactatgtgtataagttaaaaggtaaaatgtgtgacaaggcaaattattatactaaaaataaaagaagattaaatacaaactaataacaaatacaacacaaattataacactattaaattctattatatttaataaaatattatatatatgtctaatatgtatatatatataaatgttacacaaaatatatataatattatatacacatattatatataccatatattattaattgaaatttgacaaatcaatttccgccctttagggcgggtcctaatctagttaatTCTTAACAAGAGTTATATTATCTCTTTCTACAAGTATATAGAGCAGCTGTTTGCATGGTCATCACCACTAATATAAAAGCCTCATCAGACTCgtaaaagttttcatttttttttctcaacgcAGACCAATTGGATTTGTGGCGGCGACGACAGCGGTTCTTATCTTTCGTCCGGAGAATGTTTATTTGTCTTCTAGGGTTCTGAATTAGGCATTCGATATTTCCAGAAGAACAAAAGAGATGGGTCCTCTTGTCGGAGAAACCGAACTCCCTGAAGCTCTCCTCAAGGCTGGAAAAGATCTCCTCGAGCCTCATTCGTCTACTGAGTCCCTTCTCGACCTTCTCCATGTACGAATCCTTCCCCCTTCTCTTGACATTCTCTGATTTTGTTGAAATTGGGATACAGGAAGCGATTAGGGTTTCTCTGTTCTTGACGAATTggaaaaattagggtttatttttaattttgcgTTTTAGCTTTACGAAAGGTGGAACCTTTTAGGGTTCTGTCGCTCTTAGATCCTAGAGTGAATTTCTCCCTGTGTTTGTTGAAATTGAGGTTACATGAAGCGATTAGGGTTTCTCTGTTCTTGACGAATcgaaaaaattagggtttttttttgcGTGGACCTTTTTGTAAAGGTGGAAGCTTTTAGGGTTCTGTTGCTATTAGATCTATAGAGTGAGCGGTTTATGATGTTTTGGTCATCTGATTTCGACGCTTATCTATGCAGAAAGTCGAGGCTCTGCTCTCTACTGTTGAGCAAGATCCTATTGTAGCTGTGCAAAGTGCCCTTAGACCATCTATGAAGGCTTTGGTATCTGCTGATCTCTTAAGAAACCCTGATTCTGATGTTAGGGTTTACGTTGTCTCCTGCTTAACCGAAATTATGAGGATAACTGCCCCTGAGGCCCCATATAACGATGGCCATATGAAGGTAGGTTGGTTACACCATTAAATCTCACAATGTCTAGTAACAGTTCTTTCACTCACAATGGCATTTGCTCACAGGATATCTTCGAGGTTACAGTAGAAGCCTTTGGGAAACTAGCTGATGCTTCCTCTCGCAGTTACAAGAAAGCGGAGGCTGTTCTTGATACTGTTGCTAAGGTCAGGTCATCCTTGGTGATGTTGGACTTGGAGTGCGATGACGTTATCCTAGAGATGTTTCGGCAGTTCTTGAAAGTCATAAGGTAAGAGATAGAACCTGAGTTGACAATTGCTCGATGAACTCTTATTTGCTTTATGTAACGCTGATGGCTTTTTATTTTGTGCATCTATTAAGCCCGGATCATCCGCAACCTGTACTTCATTCAATGGAAACGATAATGATCACAGTGATAGATGAAAGTGAAGAAGTATCCATGGATTTGCTAGAGATTTTACTGGCTGCtgtcaaaaaagaaaaccaagTTAGTTCTTCCCCATTTCATGTTTAAGTCAATAGGTTTttgagatttgatttttttcctgGTCGCCATGGTGTAGGATGTCTCAGCAATGGCTTCGGGGCTTGTGGAGAAGGTTCTCAGTAGTTGCGCCTGTACGCTGCGACCATGCATCATGGAAGCTTTGAAGTCCACAGGGATTAGCTTGGACATGTATTCTCCAGTAGTTTTGTCAATTTGCCAAAGCGAAGCTGCCACTACTGAAGCACACATCGTTGTTAACCCCAAAGAAATTGAGGTGTTCTTAATGCCTTGAGCTCTTGGTTTGATTGTTTATACAGTAGTTGTTTGGTTGAGGCTTGAACTGACAATagttcttgtttttgtttttcaggCAGTTGAAAAGATAGAAGAACAAGTAGTTCCAAGTGATCCATTGCAGGTACTGTATTTGGTAGTCTTTTTCATTGTTAAGTGTTTAGCCCCTTTTCAcactattttttctttaaccAGTATCTTCAAAATCTTGATTCAGGAAAAAATGGATTTGGGTCTCTCTGTCAAGGGGGCTAGGTCCAAGAGAACTGCAAGAGGTGGAACTCGAGCCAATGGAGATGACAAAGTAACAAAAGGAAATGATTTGCAACAACTTTTGAAGCAAGGGCCATCTGAAAGTACAGAAACAGAGACCGAATCAGAGTCTACTAGGAGGAGAGGGCGGAAACCCAATTCTCTGATGAATCCTGAGGAAGGCTACTCATTCAAGACGTCATCAAGCAAGAAGGATTCATCACGCCGAAAGCTCGCTGGCAAGAAAGCATCTTCCCCTAGTAAAGTTGGTCAAACGAATCAGTCGCTTGTTATTTCTCTCTCACCCTCTAGCAGGTCTAAGAAGGGGTCAGGTAAACGTAGCCGGAGTAAGATGGAAGAGACAAATCCTGATGCAGGTTCTTTAGCTAGACCAGTATCAAAGAAACAGACCGTGAAGAAGGATAagcctgaagaagaagaagaagatttaatGGAAACTGACCTTGAAAAGCCTGAAGATAGCATTAAGAAGACTGCCAAGCCAAGTAAAAAGGAGAAGAGAGCAGAGAATGGTTCAGAGAAAACATCAGCAAAGAAGCCACTTGCAGAACCTAAGACCAGTGGGAAAAAAACAGTCCACTCAGATGCTAAGAAAAACAAATCAGAAGGTGCGAGCATGGATATGGATGGTTCAGAGAAAACATCAGCAAAGAAGCCACTTGCAGAACCTAAGACCAGTGGGAAGAAAACAGTCCACTCAGATGCTAAGAAAAACAAATCAGAAATTGCGAGCATGGATACGGATGTTCCCCAGTCATCAAAGAACAAGGTAAGCAGATTTGACGAACCAATATTTCTCTGTCTAAATATTATACTCTACAACTGCCTTTTTCCTTTTAACTTATAATCGGATAAACTGTCCAGAAGAAGAACTCCCGTGCAACAACGCCTGCGACAAAAGAACCCGAACAAGCTCCCAAGAGCCATCCCAAGAGTAAACAAACAGCTGGAGAGGAAAAAGTGTGAAATTTTTACCTTCTCTGTCTATGTTATGAGGCTTTGATTTGTCTCGTGTCTTCACATGGTCTGTATTCCTCTTTGCAGGGGTCCAACAAGAGTAAGCTTGGTCAGGAATTGGTTGGTAAGAGAGTTAAAGTCTGGTGGCCACTGGACGAGACGTAAGTGTATTGCGAAACATGTTAAACTTTTGATTTGGATACCGTGTGACGAATGGTAGCGATCTTACCGATTTATATTTGCACAGGTTTTATGAAGGTGTCATACAATCCTATGATGGTCGCACGAAGAGGCATCAAGTGAGTTTTGAAGTTCTCTCTTTGTTGCAATAATtgattcatattaaaaaaatttatactgCTGCTGGTGCTGCTGCAGGTCTTGTATTCTGATGGGGAGGCTGAAGCGATTTAtcttaaaaatgaaacttgggaAATAATCCAGGATAATTCTCCAGCCACTGAGGTGAGTTTTGTTTTACATTGTGCTTTATTCATTCACCATTTAACTCTTACTTAGTTCCTCCCCCCAAAATGTTGAAAGCAGGAAAAGGAGGATGATTTGCCTGATTCTACTCCTTTATCTGACATGTAAGTGAAACGTTTAAGGTTCTGAATCACCCAGTTTTTTTAACATGGCACCTCCGCAgtcttttgagtttttttgcttttatatgcAGAATGCGAAGGCAGAAAGCGAAGAAGAGCAAAAATGTGTCTATGGATGTTGAACCGAACAGTTCTTCAGACGTCAGGTGTGAAAATTTACAACAATTATAGTTATTTGTATATAGAAGTTTGATCCCTGAATGTCGTTTAACTGAGCAGTTCTCTCACATTTTGTGGATATAGATCCCAGAAGGAGAAAGAACCTGTAACGAACTCCACTAAGAAAGGGAAACGAACCAAAGGTGCGCTGAAGGAGGGCTTAAGCAACGTACCAGAAAGCAGAGAAGAGAAGGATGTTAATTCGTCAAAAGAACCGAAAGCTAAAACTGGCAGGACTAAGAAAAGGCAGAAGGTGACTGAAGATATGCACCGGGAAAGTGAAAAAGATTGTGATGACAAGGAAGAAGCTGAAACCAAAGGTGCAGACAGTCTGAAATCAGATGCAGAGCCTGAATGCAAGAGAGATCACCAAGAACTGGCTGATGATCCAAATGCGGAAACCAAAACTGATGGAGAAGAGCTAAAGTCTGCAGACAAGTCTAATGCAGAACCAGAAACTGATGGAGAAGAACAGGAGATAGCAAAAGAGGCAAGTGCAGAAGTCAAAATTGATGGAGAAGAGCGAGAGCCATTGAAGGAGCGTAATGAAGAACCTGAAAGTGAGGTACAAGAGGGCGAATCAGCAAAAGAGCCAAGTGCAGACACAAAATTAATTGAGAAGGAGGATATGTCTGAGATACAAGATGGAGAATCAGCGAAAGAGCCAAGTGCAGACACAAAATCGATTGAGAAGGAGGATATGTCTGAGGAGCAAGAGGGAGAATCAGCAAAAGAGCCAATTGCAGACACAAAATCGATTGAGAAGGAGGATATTCCTGAGGAGCAGAGTCATGGAGATGCACACACTAACGTGCCTGAGACTGGTAAAGTAGAaaatgaagctgaagaagaagatcagaGAGCAGTTAAGGAACAGGAAGAAGAGACTGCTAAGGCAGAAGTCGGTGCTACCCCTGTTTCAGGTTGATCCAGGAACCATGCATGGTTAGGTGATGATAATGCAGGGGAAAAAAGGTTGGTTTTAGGTAACTTATATGTTTAGTGAAACTGCTTTGTTTAAAGACCTTACGGTGTTATTGTTAGTAGAGTCTTCTGACCTGTGTCTTATTTGTGTGGAACTACTTTGATGGTGTCACCTAGCTAGTAACATACATTTTTAGGACGTGTATGCATTTgctaaaaaacaaaacagtgaTAATATGTGTAGTCTTTTCAGAACCTCCTCTATTGGAATGGGGGGACAAAGTTTTGAACTTGCAGAGAATCCTATCTTCGATGGAGCAGGTAAGAAAAGTGTAATCATAACACTTGCGACTTGTCTTGTCCTGTCCCCATATTATTTTCGTCCAGAAGATGTATTAATGTCATCATCAAGAAATATTGGTAGATATATTACCCAAAGTAAAATGATTGTAGGTAAAGTATTGTCCAAGTTTATGAGTTTTTTTCTAAAGGTGTATTGTTATTAGttattacaaataattttcTTCTCCCACCAACCcctcttttaaaatttttattttaaatttgttgtCTTTCTACACatgcaaacaaataaaatacataaatatgtaaACCAAACTCATTGCAGTGGTTAGGTGTGTGGAGTCATAAAAGGATAAAGTTTATTTTCGGTcctttatatatacaaaacgtAACTCACTTTGTAACAACGCATTCATCATTTTGTTTCTGTCTCTTCAAAGACCgaagcttttgttttctactgCCGGAAACGATGCCAGTTGACGAATCTTTAATTACGCCCGGGAAAACAGTCTGCGTCACTGGTGCTGGTGGATACATCGCTTCTTGGATTATTAAGTTACTCCTTGAGAGAGGCTACACGGTCAAAGGAACCGTACGGAATCCAGGTCCGATATTAATACTCCTTTTGCTCActgtaataataatattttttctggTTGGATTAATTAATTGCTTGGATgaatactgtttttttttattaatgttttttctCTTGCAGATGATCCGAAGAACACACATTTGAGAGAACTAGAAGGGGCCAAGGAGAGACTGATTCTGTGCAAAGCAGATCTCCAGGACTATGATGCTCTTAAGGAGGCTATCGATGGTTGCGATGGCGTCTTTCACACGGCTTCTCCGGTCACTGACGATCCCGTGAGTATCTTTTCTTGGtggttttttttaaagaaaataatattttcttggtGGTTTCTATATTGTTCTTGCACTTTCTGTGTCTTTTTATGAGATTATCGATTAAAGTTTGTGCATACATGAGTAGTGGAGCTGATttcttttagattttgtttGTCGTTCACATCGTTTTCCTATCAattacaaattttagaaaaatatcgCATGAAAGAAGTTAAAATCTTTTGCATTATGTTAGTTTTGgtaaagtattatttaatttgaaatacCTGACAAATTCAATTCACTATGTTATTTGTCTTgtaataaatgaatttattaCATTTGACTTCAAGGGGAGTATTAATTTTCAGGAAGAAATGGTGGAGCCGGCCGTGAACGGAGCCAAGTTCGTAATTAATGCTGCAGCTGAAACCAAGGTGAAGCGCGTGGTCATCACCTCCTCAATTGGTGCGGTCTACATGGACCCGAACCGTGACCCTGAAGCCGTTGTTGACGAAAGTTGTTGGAGTGATCTTGAGTTCTGCAAAAACACTAAGGTTTTTTAGCCTTTAGTCTTATGCTTTTGGACTTAATTAGCATGATAAAACTTTGATGTTTAACTCAAATAAACACCAAACCtatagatttatataattatttttatgtttggtcTACTGACTTTTCTATGCGGTTCTATAGAATTGGTATTGTTACGGCAAGATGGTGGCGGAGCAAGCGGCGTGGGAGACGGCAGAGGAGAAAGGTGTTGACCTGGTGGTTTTGAATCCGGTGCTGGTTCTTGGTCCGCCGTTACAGCCGACGATCAACGCCAGTCTCTTCCACGTACTAAAGTATCTAACCGGCTCGGCTAAGACTTACGCTAATTTGACTCAGGCTTATGTGGATGTTCGTGATGTCGCACTAGCTCATGTTCTTGTCTACGAGGCACCCTCGGCCTCTGGACGTTATCTTCTTGCGGAGAGCGCACTTCACCGCGGCGAAGTTGTTGAGATTTTGGCTAAGTTATTCCCGGAGTACCCACTTCCAACCAAGTAAGTGAAACTAATGCCGCTCTTAATATATTACTACTACATCAGAGTTAGTAAAAATAAACgaagaaaacttcaaaaattgTGACCacataaaaattaacatttttagtcaactatttgtgtgtgtgtgtgtgttttgcgTAAGTAAAAGCCTTTTAAGAGCATTTCCaatataaaattctattttttcctccaaaatggagtaaaagtgaatatggagtaaaattgctccaaccctactctatttttcactccataatagagtcatgaacaaacaaaaaatagattactccatttatggagtaaacttcaaaatggagtgagatatggagttgggttggagcatatgttattccatattcacttttactctattttggagtaaaaatggagttgggttggagatgccctaagtATCAAGTTATCTTCTTTGTAACCAACATtatgattataaatttataatctatATCGGTGCAGGACTTACATGCACACAAGTGTACATTAATTATTTAGTGTACATAAATCTAGGAAGTCGTCAGCAAACACAACACGGTAACGGAAGGCTAAGTTTGACGATAGTGTCGTACTGTCTTCGCGTATCTTTATATGGCTTAAtcaatgatataatttttttttttctgaacaaagatataattgttttaaaagttCTTTTTACAGTgtgtttttttggtttctttatcTTATCTCTTATCATGATCTCCAACTCAATGATGGATGCGAGTTGGTCccatgttatttttttaatagtttgtGGTGAAAGTTGCAGTTGGTGTACCAACAACTCACAACATAAGTCCAAGTCCACTCGTCACCTACTGCTAACGTGGACTTTTTATAAAAACCCATAATATACTTATATTTCACCCACAATAAAAAAAGGTTTGATATAGATATATTGTTTTGAAATGGTAGTTGTAATGGAACTAGTCTTTGGTCTTTTGCCTAACtttaattatacaaattaaCCAACAAATAAGATTGTGTTAAGTAACAACAATGTTGGTTAATTGTTCAGGTGCAAGGACGAGAAGAACCCAAGAGCCAAGCCGTACAAGTTCACTAACCAAAAGATAAAGGACTTAGGCTTAGAGTTCACGTCCACCAAGCAAAGCCTCTACGA is a genomic window containing:
- the LOC108812444 gene encoding sister chromatid cohesion protein PDS5 homolog E isoform X2, with translation MGPLVGETELPEALLKAGKDLLEPHSSTESLLDLLHKVEALLSTVEQDPIVAVQSALRPSMKALVSADLLRNPDSDVRVYVVSCLTEIMRITAPEAPYNDGHMKDIFEVTVEAFGKLADASSRSYKKAEAVLDTVAKVRSSLVMLDLECDDVILEMFRQFLKVISPDHPQPVLHSMETIMITVIDESEEVSMDLLEILLAAVKKENQDVSAMASGLVEKVLSSCACTLRPCIMEALKSTGISLDMYSPVVLSICQSEAATTEAHIVVNPKEIEAVEKIEEQVVPSDPLQEKMDLGLSVKGARSKRTARGGTRANGDDKVTKGNDLQQLLKQGPSESTETETESESTRRRGRKPNSLMNPEEGYSFKTSSSKKDSSRRKLAGKKASSPSKVGQTNQSLVISLSPSSRSKKGSGKRSRSKMEETNPDAGSLARPVSKKQTVKKDKPEEEEEDLMETDLEKPEDSIKKTAKPSKKEKRAENGSEKTSAKKPLAEPKTSGKKTVHSDAKKNKSEGASMDMDGSEKTSAKKPLAEPKTSGKKTVHSDAKKNKSEIASMDTDVPQSSKNKKNSRATTPATKEPEQAPKSHPKSKQTAGEEKGSNKSKLGQELVGKRVKVWWPLDETFYEGVIQSYDGRTKRHQVLYSDGEAEAIYLKNETWEIIQDNSPATEEKEDDLPDSTPLSDIMRRQKAKKSKNVSMDVEPNSSSDVRSQKEKEPVTNSTKKGKRTKGALKEGLSNVPESREEKDVNSSKEPKAKTGRTKKRQKVTEDMHRESEKDCDDKEEAETKGADSLKSDAEPECKRDHQELADDPNAETKTDGEELKSADKSNAEPETDGEEQEIAKEASAEVKIDGEEREPLKERNEEPESEVQEGESAKEPSADTKLIEKEDMSEIQDGESAKEPSADTKSIEKEDMSEEQEGESAKEPIADTKSIEKEDIPEEQSHGDAHTNVPETGKVENEAEEEDQRAVKEQEEETAKAEVGATPVSG
- the LOC108811215 gene encoding cinnamoyl-CoA reductase 1 isoform X2; its protein translation is MCSLFRTSSIGMGGQSFELAENPIFDGADRSFCFLLPETMPVDESLITPGKTVCVTGAGGYIASWIIKLLLERGYTVKGTVRNPDDPKNTHLRELEGAKERLILCKADLQDYDALKEAIDGCDGVFHTASPVTDDPEEMVEPAVNGAKFVINAAAETKVKRVVITSSIGAVYMDPNRDPEAVVDESCWSDLEFCKNTKNWYCYGKMVAEQAAWETAEEKGVDLVVLNPVLVLGPPLQPTINASLFHVLKYLTGSAKTYANLTQAYVDVRDVALAHVLVYEAPSASGRYLLAESALHRGEVVEILAKLFPEYPLPTKTYMHTSVH
- the LOC108811215 gene encoding cinnamoyl-CoA reductase 1 isoform X1; this encodes MCSLFRTSSIGMGGQSFELAENPIFDGADRSFCFLLPETMPVDESLITPGKTVCVTGAGGYIASWIIKLLLERGYTVKGTVRNPDDPKNTHLRELEGAKERLILCKADLQDYDALKEAIDGCDGVFHTASPVTDDPEEMVEPAVNGAKFVINAAAETKVKRVVITSSIGAVYMDPNRDPEAVVDESCWSDLEFCKNTKNWYCYGKMVAEQAAWETAEEKGVDLVVLNPVLVLGPPLQPTINASLFHVLKYLTGSAKTYANLTQAYVDVRDVALAHVLVYEAPSASGRYLLAESALHRGEVVEILAKLFPEYPLPTKCKDEKNPRAKPYKFTNQKIKDLGLEFTSTKQSLYDTVKSLQEKGHLPPPPPPSTSQESSQNGIKIES
- the LOC108812444 gene encoding sister chromatid cohesion protein PDS5 homolog E isoform X1, coding for MGPLVGETELPEALLKAGKDLLEPHSSTESLLDLLHKVEALLSTVEQDPIVAVQSALRPSMKALVSADLLRNPDSDVRVYVVSCLTEIMRITAPEAPYNDGHMKDIFEVTVEAFGKLADASSRSYKKAEAVLDTVAKVRSSLVMLDLECDDVILEMFRQFLKVISPDHPQPVLHSMETIMITVIDESEEVSMDLLEILLAAVKKENQDVSAMASGLVEKVLSSCACTLRPCIMEALKSTGISLDMYSPVVLSICQSEAATTEAHIVVNPKEIEAVEKIEEQVVPSDPLQEKMDLGLSVKGARSKRTARGGTRANGDDKVTKGNDLQQLLKQGPSESTETETESESTRRRGRKPNSLMNPEEGYSFKTSSSKKDSSRRKLAGKKASSPSKVGQTNQSLVISLSPSSRSKKGSGKRSRSKMEETNPDAGSLARPVSKKQTVKKDKPEEEEEDLMETDLEKPEDSIKKTAKPSKKEKRAENGSEKTSAKKPLAEPKTSGKKTVHSDAKKNKSEGASMDMDGSEKTSAKKPLAEPKTSGKKTVHSDAKKNKSEIASMDTDVPQSSKNKKKNSRATTPATKEPEQAPKSHPKSKQTAGEEKGSNKSKLGQELVGKRVKVWWPLDETFYEGVIQSYDGRTKRHQVLYSDGEAEAIYLKNETWEIIQDNSPATEEKEDDLPDSTPLSDIMRRQKAKKSKNVSMDVEPNSSSDVRSQKEKEPVTNSTKKGKRTKGALKEGLSNVPESREEKDVNSSKEPKAKTGRTKKRQKVTEDMHRESEKDCDDKEEAETKGADSLKSDAEPECKRDHQELADDPNAETKTDGEELKSADKSNAEPETDGEEQEIAKEASAEVKIDGEEREPLKERNEEPESEVQEGESAKEPSADTKLIEKEDMSEIQDGESAKEPSADTKSIEKEDMSEEQEGESAKEPIADTKSIEKEDIPEEQSHGDAHTNVPETGKVENEAEEEDQRAVKEQEEETAKAEVGATPVSG